Proteins from a genomic interval of Flammeovirgaceae bacterium SG7u.111:
- a CDS encoding Crp/Fnr family transcriptional regulator, translating to MEEIRKYFDGLYQLDDENWELIGSCFQKTVYKKGEVLLAEGDVCDFVAFVESGIFRFFHLKEGDEKISGFFFENDMMSNYPSFTNREPSTYYIDCMKDGAVWKIKKEDMVRLFEESHQLERLGRLMAERLFAMIVRRLESFVYETPEQRYQALLAKGSRLIQEIPQYMLASYVGVSAETLSRIRKRITV from the coding sequence ATGGAGGAAATCCGTAAGTATTTTGATGGGCTGTATCAACTGGATGATGAAAACTGGGAATTGATAGGGAGCTGCTTCCAAAAGACGGTCTATAAGAAAGGAGAGGTTCTTCTTGCAGAAGGTGATGTTTGTGACTTTGTGGCTTTTGTTGAATCCGGTATTTTTAGGTTTTTCCACCTCAAGGAAGGAGATGAGAAAATTTCTGGATTTTTTTTCGAAAATGATATGATGAGCAATTATCCAAGTTTTACGAACAGAGAGCCTTCTACTTACTACATAGACTGCATGAAAGATGGGGCGGTATGGAAAATCAAAAAAGAAGACATGGTTAGGCTGTTTGAGGAAAGTCACCAACTAGAACGCTTAGGAAGGCTCATGGCGGAGCGCCTGTTTGCCATGATAGTGCGAAGGCTCGAAAGTTTTGTGTACGAAACTCCAGAGCAACGCTATCAAGCGTTGCTAGCTAAAGGCTCGAGGCTTATCCAAGAAATTCCACAATATATGCTGGCCTCGTATGTAGGCGTAAGTGCCGAAACGCTCAGCAGGATCCGGAAAAGAATTACGGTTTAG
- a CDS encoding DUF4199 domain-containing protein → MNKGIVQNATITGLLSALSVFIYLLLLHLLGQNPFGQYKFMYIGIYALIFALGLRHFRDKKNHNRLSATQGLGFGFIVTAVAAIACTLMVFGFLNSFGQSAFDLYLKESIELLVASKDFIVEQLGEDAYLTTYDNLQKLTPSELALDHFTSMSLTGVFLTFLFMLIFKN, encoded by the coding sequence ATGAACAAAGGAATAGTACAAAACGCTACAATTACTGGGCTGCTATCTGCCCTTTCGGTTTTTATTTACCTCCTCCTGCTCCACCTTCTTGGGCAAAACCCTTTTGGGCAATACAAATTTATGTATATAGGTATCTATGCCCTCATTTTTGCACTTGGTCTCCGCCACTTTCGCGACAAGAAAAACCACAACCGCCTAAGTGCCACCCAAGGTCTTGGTTTTGGATTTATAGTAACCGCCGTAGCCGCAATAGCTTGTACGTTGATGGTTTTTGGATTCCTTAATAGTTTTGGACAAAGCGCTTTTGATCTCTACCTCAAAGAATCTATTGAACTTCTGGTGGCTTCTAAAGATTTTATAGTAGAGCAACTGGGGGAAGATGCTTATTTAACTACTTATGATAATTTACAAAAACTAACACCATCCGAGCTTGCCCTAGACCATTTTACCAGCATGTCACTAACTGGTGTCTTCCTAACATTCTTATTTATGCTAATTTTTAAAAATTAA